The proteins below are encoded in one region of Apostichopus japonicus isolate 1M-3 chromosome 22, ASM3797524v1, whole genome shotgun sequence:
- the LOC139963979 gene encoding uncharacterized protein isoform X3 gives MNYHPVAWHFDFSRHLVVLFVLDVMLVVFASPVKRSANICHLTVYTIRQLEIMSSNLDHDMREAGRIQSANGINGLETIRDHLPFLRSDITSANEALWITRFSNICKTLKAAFHRVREQEGEISRLSEMTSFQYPVSNIQKKLQSLTSRIRIWMQFKQISDTRLDTEVTYTTPCDVTCMSQRNLYVVNLLKTFVYASLEQEERLCSL, from the exons ATGAATTATCATCCAGTTGCTTGGCATTTTG ATTTTTCCAGGCATCTCGTCGTTCTGTTTGTCTTAGATGTGATGTTGGTCGTTTTTGCATCGCCTGTAAAAAGGTCTGCCAATATATGTCACCTTACCGTCTATACCATAAGACAGCTAGAAATTATGTCCTCAAATCTGGATCATGACATG CGAGAGGCAGGGCGAATTCAAAGTGCAAATGGGATCAACGGATTAGAGACAATAAGGGATCATCTCCCGTTTCTCAGGTCAGAT ATAACGTCGGCAAACGAAGCTCTGTGGATTACACGGTTTTCTAACATATGTAAAACTTTGAAAGCTGCCTTCCACAGAGTGAGAGAACAAGAGGGCGAAATATCGAGGCTCTCTGAGATGACGTCATTTCAATATCCAGTCAGTAATATCCAGAAGAAGTTACAGAGCTTAACGTCGAGAATAAgaatttgg ATGCAATTCAAACAGATTAGCGATACGAGGTTGGACACGGAAGTTACTTATACCAccccatgtgacgtcacttgtatGTCTCAGCGGAATCTGTACGTTGTAAATTTATTAAAGACATTCGTCTATGCCAGCCTTGAGCAGGAGGAACGACTCTGCAGCCTATAA
- the LOC139963979 gene encoding uncharacterized protein isoform X2: MTDLSQRNQLRKDGSRYLHFSRHLVVLFVLDVMLVVFASPVKRSANICHLTVYTIRQLEIMSSNLDHDMREAGRIQSANGINGLETIRDHLPFLRSDITSANEALWITRFSNICKTLKAAFHRVREQEGEISRLSEMTSFQYPVSNIQKKLQSLTSRIRIWMQFKQISDTRLDTEVTYTTPCDVTCMSQRNLYVVNLLKTFVYASLEQEERLCSL, translated from the exons ATTTTTCCAGGCATCTCGTCGTTCTGTTTGTCTTAGATGTGATGTTGGTCGTTTTTGCATCGCCTGTAAAAAGGTCTGCCAATATATGTCACCTTACCGTCTATACCATAAGACAGCTAGAAATTATGTCCTCAAATCTGGATCATGACATG CGAGAGGCAGGGCGAATTCAAAGTGCAAATGGGATCAACGGATTAGAGACAATAAGGGATCATCTCCCGTTTCTCAGGTCAGAT ATAACGTCGGCAAACGAAGCTCTGTGGATTACACGGTTTTCTAACATATGTAAAACTTTGAAAGCTGCCTTCCACAGAGTGAGAGAACAAGAGGGCGAAATATCGAGGCTCTCTGAGATGACGTCATTTCAATATCCAGTCAGTAATATCCAGAAGAAGTTACAGAGCTTAACGTCGAGAATAAgaatttgg ATGCAATTCAAACAGATTAGCGATACGAGGTTGGACACGGAAGTTACTTATACCAccccatgtgacgtcacttgtatGTCTCAGCGGAATCTGTACGTTGTAAATTTATTAAAGACATTCGTCTATGCCAGCCTTGAGCAGGAGGAACGACTCTGCAGCCTATAA
- the LOC139963979 gene encoding uncharacterized protein isoform X1 gives MILDRFINLRFTSIDKKSYSQSHFSRHLVVLFVLDVMLVVFASPVKRSANICHLTVYTIRQLEIMSSNLDHDMREAGRIQSANGINGLETIRDHLPFLRSDITSANEALWITRFSNICKTLKAAFHRVREQEGEISRLSEMTSFQYPVSNIQKKLQSLTSRIRIWMQFKQISDTRLDTEVTYTTPCDVTCMSQRNLYVVNLLKTFVYASLEQEERLCSL, from the exons ATTTTTCCAGGCATCTCGTCGTTCTGTTTGTCTTAGATGTGATGTTGGTCGTTTTTGCATCGCCTGTAAAAAGGTCTGCCAATATATGTCACCTTACCGTCTATACCATAAGACAGCTAGAAATTATGTCCTCAAATCTGGATCATGACATG CGAGAGGCAGGGCGAATTCAAAGTGCAAATGGGATCAACGGATTAGAGACAATAAGGGATCATCTCCCGTTTCTCAGGTCAGAT ATAACGTCGGCAAACGAAGCTCTGTGGATTACACGGTTTTCTAACATATGTAAAACTTTGAAAGCTGCCTTCCACAGAGTGAGAGAACAAGAGGGCGAAATATCGAGGCTCTCTGAGATGACGTCATTTCAATATCCAGTCAGTAATATCCAGAAGAAGTTACAGAGCTTAACGTCGAGAATAAgaatttgg ATGCAATTCAAACAGATTAGCGATACGAGGTTGGACACGGAAGTTACTTATACCAccccatgtgacgtcacttgtatGTCTCAGCGGAATCTGTACGTTGTAAATTTATTAAAGACATTCGTCTATGCCAGCCTTGAGCAGGAGGAACGACTCTGCAGCCTATAA